In Gossypium arboreum isolate Shixiya-1 chromosome 5, ASM2569848v2, whole genome shotgun sequence, a single genomic region encodes these proteins:
- the LOC108451454 gene encoding proteinase inhibitor-like has protein sequence MSGWPRYPPCASGTCTDVVCCAHGHKLRWPELLGENGAAAKATIEKENPEVTAEILTTGRVGPPNFCCNRVFVIVDTHGNVTNIPTIG, from the exons ATGTCTGGTTGGCCACGTTACCCACCCTGTGCAAGTGGTACTTGCACTGATGTTGTTTGCTGCGCTCATG GGCATAAACTGAGGTGGCCTGAACTGTTGGGTGAAAATGGAGCAGCGGCTAAAGCAACAATCGAAAAAGAAAATCCAGAAGTAACAGCTGAGATACTGACAACAGGAAGAGTTGGACCTCCTAATTTTTGCTGCAATCGTGTTTTTGTAATTGTCGACACTCATGGCAATGTAACCAATATCCCTACTATTGGTTGA